Within the Halorhabdus rudnickae genome, the region TCCCGCCGTCTCGGCGGCGAGAAACCGGGTGATCGCGCCCGCCGTCTTCGACGCGTTCTGAAGCGACGGCACTACTACATTGTTTTCGGGTGATACTAATAGGTGTTCGGATATTGATGGTCCGCTTTCGGGCCGTCCCTTCAGTGGCCCTCGTCGTGCGGATTCAGCGTCTTGCCGTACTGTTCGAGGTGCTTGGTGTACGCGATAAATTGCGGCGCGTCCGAGTCGAGAAACCCTTGTGTACGGTCGTCGTGGTGAGGGTATGCCCGGCGACGACGGCGTTGCGTCCGTCGAGACGTAGACGGGGTGAGCTGCCGGGATCGACGTTCCGCAGATGGTCCCTTCCGGCCGTGAATCTGTCGTTTGATACGGTCAGATCCACTTCCCTTCCAAATGATATAAGAGTCACGAGCGAGATGTGCCGACAGACCACTCAAATCGAACGGCAGTGAGGTGGTTACAGGGGATACCATGACCGAAAACACCCGAGAGAATGGAGACGACGAGGCACAAGCTGGTGGGGGAGACGGAACCGTCGATTCCGCACCAAGCGAGGGACAGGCAGAGACACAGCCATCCGGTGAACAGGGGCAGTCGGAAGCACCCCGCCGTGAGGGAACGTCGGTGGACAGTCAGCAACAGGGCGGCGGCCAACAGCCTCCACAGGGTCGACAGCAACGGGGTAGCGGCCAACAGCCTCCACAGGGTCGACAGCAACGGGGTAGCGGCCACCAGTCTACCGCAGGCGGGCAGCCAGCCGGCAACTATCAGCCCAGTACCGGGACGAGTCTCGATTCGAACGTCGCGGCAGCACTGTCGTATGCCTTGATATGGCTGTCAGGCCTGGCGTTTCTTGTTATCGAAGAAGAAGACGACTTTGTCCGCTTTCACGCCGCCCAGAGTATCGTTGTCTTCGGCGGGCTGACGGTCGGTTACTTCGTTTTCTCGATGGTTTTCGTGTCGCTTCTGTTCTCGTCCGGAGCGTTCGGGCTGTTTCAGCTGATGCGGCTCCTCTGGCTCGGGGTCGTCGTGCTCTGGCTCGGATTGATGTACATGGCCTACGACGGTCGGTGGTTCCGTGTGCCGGTCGCCGCAGACATCGCCGATAACATCATCTCGGACCAGGGTCCCAGCGGCCAGCCGCGACAACCGCGTGGCCAGCACGTGGCGGGCCATCAGCAAGCCGCCGGTAACCAATCAGCCACCGATCAGCCCGCCTCACGTGGCCAGCAATCCGGACAGCGGACACAGGCCGGCGAACACGACCAGCAGCGACCGACACAGAACCAGTAACCCGCTCGTAGCCGTCGTTTTTCGTGTGATGACCGTTCGGAACCGCGACAACCGCACCCGAGTTCGTTTCCTCAATGCCCTTGTTCGTGGGAGTTCATCATCGTCTCATACTGTACGGCGTGCTCGAGATGCTCGATGAACCGCGGCGTGTCTGGGTCGAAGGGCCGCTGAAGAGCCTCGAAGACCTTCTTCTTGTCCCAGAACTGCAGGCCGCCGATCGCGGAACGGCCCTCCAGATCGTAATAGTCCAGATTGTTTTCGTCAGATTCCGGGCGTCCAGCCCGGCTTTGGTCCGGACGATGACCGACGAATAGTTGTCGCTGGACCCGACCGTGCCTACCCTCAGATCCGCACAGTAGCCGGTGAAATCCGCAGACTCGTCACAGCCCTGGATCACGTCAACCCGACTTCGTCGACGGTCTCCCAAATCTCGTTCTATTCCTCACCCCCGTATTGGGCGGGTGCGGTGGCGGACTCCATCGCCACCTCGCCGATCACCTGGGCTTGCTCGGGCGTGAGGTACCCGCCTGACACCTTTGTCCGCTTCATGAAGAAGTCGTCGTGCTCGCCGTGGGCGTACAGCCCAACCCACTTCAAGAGTTCCTACTCGCCGCCACCCACCCGGTCCTCGATCTAGTCGAAAGAGAGGCCACCCCTCGCGTACACCTGGACGCCCTCGATGACGCCCAGCGGGTGTTTCGCCTGTTTCCACTGTTCGACCGTATTCAGGGCGAACATCTCGCGTGTGAGCCACGAGATCGATAGACGAGCGGTGCGTGTTCCAAGCGACAGTAAGGACTACGAACGGAGCGAACGGCGGTGCCGTGGGCAGTGAGTCTACCGGCGTTCATCCGACTGTCACGTGGTACTGGAACCACACGGATAATCGTGATTGACACGGCGGTACGTGTCAGCACTCGTGGGTAGGGGCGAGGCGTGCCGACAGCTACGACGCAGGAAGGACAGTTCGAAGCGGTGTTCACTCGCCGAGAGTCAGTTGATCGACGACATCCTCGGGATCGAAGCGCTTGAGGTGGTCGTAGCCCTGGCCGGTGCCCAGAAAGAGGATCGGCTTGCCCGTCACGTGGGCGATCGAGATCGCCGCACCACCCTGGGGATCGGTATCGGCCTTCGTGAGGATCGTCCCGTCGATCTCGGCAGCGTCGTCGAACTCCGTCGCGCGGGTGACGGCGTCCTGGCCGGCGACGGCCTCGTCGACGAACAGCGTCATGTCCGGGTCGACGACGCGATCGATCTTCGAAAGTTGATCCATCAACCCCTCGCTGGTGTGGAGTCGTCCGGCCGTATCGCCCAGCACGACGTCCACGTCGTGGGCCTCGGCATATTCGACGGCGTCATAGAGGACGGCCGCCGGATCTCCGCCCTGTTCGTGAGAGATGTAAGGGACGGAAAGCACTTCGGCGTGCTCGCCGAGTTGCTCGTTTGCCCCCGCCCGATAGGTATCACCGTTGGCCAGCACCGAGGAGTAGCCCCGGTCCTCGAGGTAGCGGGCGAGTTTCGCGATTGTGGTCGTCTTCCCGACGCCGTTGACGCCCGTGAAGACGATCACGACTGGTTTCTCATCATCGGCGATTCGCGCTTCGAAGTCGAACTGCCCGACGCTGATGACCTCGTACAGTGCCTCCCGGAGGGCGTCCTGAGCCAGGCTGCCTGTACTCTCCAGTCGGCGGCGCGTCTCCCCGACCAGGTTCGCCTCGACACCCTCGAGAATCTCGCCGGCGACGCTCATCTCGACGTCGCTGCTCAACAGCGTAAGTTCGAGTTCGTCGAGGTGTTCCTGAAGGTCGTCCTCGTCGATGACCGTCTTGCCGGTGGCAAACAGCTTCGCCCGCTCGGCGATGCCACGGTCGTCTTCCCTGGCGTCCTCGTCAGAGCCGTCTTGGGACGGAGCTACCTCAGCACCATCGTCGGGCTCCGTTTCGGATTGCTCTTGGGTTGATGACTGATCGTCCGTCTCTGATTCGGCAGGTACATCGTCGACGGGTTCCGAGCTGTCGCTCTCTTCTTCCTCGTCCGCCTCGGGCTCGGTCTCGACGTCTTCCTCGACGTCGTCGCTGAACTTCCCGAGTTTCTCGCGCAATCCGTCGAACATCGCCTACTCGTCGTCGCCTTCCTGCTGTTGCATCTGCTGCATCTGCTGTTGCATCTGTTGCTGTTGCATCTGCTGGGCGCGCTGCTCGAGGTCTTCGCTCTCGGATTCGAGTTCCGCGATCTCCTCGTTGATCTCCTCGATGCGGTCGTCGATCGTATCCTGCTTGGATTCGAGGGTCTCGACGGCATCATCCTGATCCAGTTCGGCCGCGTAATCCGCGCCGAATCCGACGATGATCTCGTCGATGTCCTGCACTTCGGCGCGGACGTAGGCATCCCCGCCCAGCGGGACCTGAACGGTCTCGCCGCTCTCGATGGCCTCGATAGCCTCCATGGCCTCGTCGATCTCAGTCTGCTCTGCGCGTAGCGACTGGATCTCTTCTTCGAGGGCTTCTTGCTCCTCTTCGATGGCCTCGATTGCCTGTGCCAGTTCCTGTAGTTGCTGCTGGCCGCCGCCTCCGCCACCGAGGCTCATGCGTCGACCCCCTCGATGTCGACCTGCGTGCGCTTCAGCCCGTGTCGGGAGCCGAACTCCGCGAGGATGTGCTCTTCGGCGACGTTCTCGTTCTCGGCCTCGATCTGCTTCTCGAAGGACTGCCAGCCGTCGCGGGCCTGGAAGGACCCGGTGACTGTGAATTCACTCATATCCGGGAATGCGGTGGTCGACGGGGAAGTATCTTCCCATCCACCTTTTCCTGTGGGGTCGCTGAAGCGACCTCCCTTGCAAAAACGTGGGCGAAAAACATCCGGACCCTCCCTTCGGTCGGGTCCGGTGACTCGCCTCGCTGCTCGCGGCTGCACCGCTCTCTTGTTCCGAGGTCTCACTGCGTTCGCCCTCGCTGCTCGCGGCTGCACCGCTCGCCTTTTCGAGATCTTCCCTCGGTCGATCTCGCTGCTCGCGACACTCGGCGTCCGCTCAACGGCGATTGCTGAACCGTTACCGACACCCTCGCAAAATGCGGGCACTCAGTCGATATAGCCGAGCGCGCTCTCGATACGGCCGAGTTCCGGGCCGGTGGTGTTCTGACCGACAACGTAGCCGTTCTCGTTGGCGACCAGCCCCGAGCCGATCAGGGGGCCGCCGTAATTGATCGTCCCCACGTCAGCGGGCACGTCCAGAACGTCCTCCAGCCGGTCGAGTTCGTCGTCGGTCGCCTGTGGGTGTGCGAGGACGCCCCGATTCGTGGCGACCGCCGCCGTACCGACAGTCTGGACACCGGCCAGGTCGCCACGTTCGACCGGGACCTCCAGGGCGTCTTTGACTGCCTGGACGGCCTCCCGGGAGAGGTCGGGATGGACGTACGCCCCGCTGTCGTTGGCGAGGACGACGTTCCCGGCGGCGTTGATCCGCCCCGGGAGTTCCACAACGGGACGGTCAATCGCCTCAGCGAGTCGGTCGCGTTCCCGTTCTGAGATGCGACTCGTGACGAGCAGACCGTTGTCGTTGCCGGTCGCGAGCGCGCCGACGGTGCTCGCGCCGCCGATCGTCGTCTCGACCGTCGGGACGGCGAGTTCCTCACCGAAAGCCGCTTTCAGATCGGATTCGGCGTCCGGCCGCAGGAGTAGGTACTCGTCGGTGGCACGCGCGTAGACGCCGACATACGTCGAACCGGCGAAGGCCGCGCGGAGCAAAGTTACTCGGCGGGCTCTGCTTCGACGACGCTCTCGCCTTCCTCGTCGAAGCGGGCGGCCCGGATACGGACCTTACTCGGTGGGTTCGAGCGACCCTGCGACCAGATCTCCTCGTTGACCGAGGGGTCCAGCCGGACAGCGTCCTCGGCGACCGAGAAGTGCTGGGCGAGGTGGCTGCGGATGATCGACATCGCCCTGTCGGCGCGTTCGCCTTTCGGCTCCGCACTGACGTCACGAAGCGGGACGGTCAGGACCCGCTCCTCGAACTCGTCGGCACTCATTCGTCGGTGTCGCTCCGCCGCCAGTGACGCCGCTTGGGGTTGCGTTGGACGTCCTGGTCGGTCTTCATGATGACCCACGCCGGGACCCGGCTGTTCTGGCGCTCTAGTTTCGCCAGCCGCTTCTTCTTGCCCTTGGATTTTTTGCCCATGGTGTCGATCCGTTCGCCGCCGCGGTTTATATGACTGTTCTTTTCGGTGGCATCGAGGCCCGACGTACAGTCGCGAAGGTTCCGATCGGCCCGTGGCCAGTCAGCCAGCAGGTCGAGACACTGCTCGACGATCGCTGCCGACTCCTCGATGTCCTGTAGCCGAACGTGGACGCGCGAGAAGTTGTCGCCATCGTCTTCGGTGACAAGCAACCAGTCGAGTTCGTCGTAGAGCCATAGGGATCGTCTCGCCGGAGGTCGTACTCGATACCGGAGCCACGGGCGACCGGCCCAGTCACACCGTAGGCCTTCGCCACCTCCGGCGACAACGGTCCAGTGTCGAGACACTGGAGCTGGAAACGCTCGTTGTGCGTCAGTAAGTCCGAGCTGAGATTAGCTACTTATCTAACCGTTGATGGGATCTCAAGAGCATATATTAAATCGCCACACCAGAGCGCTGCGTTCGCCTCGGGAAGTGAGAATCGGTCCTGCTAAAGCGCACTGCTGACGACAACCGTCGACGCTGGCGATTATCGGACGACTGCGCGCCGAAAGGGGCTAGTCCGGACCTCCTTCAGCCGCCCCCGACGTCGACATCAGTAAAGAGGACCCCAGCCACGCGCAAGTCAGCGGTGACCCGGCACCGGCAGGATCACATCTCGGAGGACAGCAACACGGACCGACCGGTGAACGAGGGACTCATACTGCCGGCTGTACGTTCGTACAGCTATTCGACACCACCGTAGTGGCGCATTCCGTGAGTTCGGTACAGCCGGCATATCACTCACCACCTCCGTCCCGGAACGAGATCGACCGCCGAGCGGCGAGAATCGTCGGCAATACGCCGACCGCCAGGGCCAGCGGGATCCACATCGCTGGCCTGATTCCCTGTGCTTCGGCAACGAATCTCATTACCATGGGGACCAGTGCGAAACTGATCGACGAGGAGACCGCGGCGATGGCGTTGACAGGGGCACTGTACTCCGGGGCGGCGTCGGTCCCGAACGCGACCAACAGGGGGTAGACGCCCGAGACGAGCATCCCCAGACAGAACACCGCTGGGAACGTCGCCAGCCCGGAGACGACGAAAAACGAGATGAAAAACGTGGGCAACAGAAGGAGCTCTATCCCGACGAGCAACACACTGTAGTCGTAGCGCTCGACGATGGCTGTCGCCACGAACCGACCGGGGACGTACGCGATCGTGAACGCCGACAACAGCAGGTTCGCGTCCGACTGAACGAGACCCGCAGCCTCGATCCCGAACGTCGGCAGCCAGAGGAACAGATCCCCCTCCAGGCCAGTGTGAAAGAACATCGCTAGCGCCATCGCGGCGATCTCTTTGGTCCCCAGGAGCGCCACCAGCGCCTCGCGATCGAGGATCGCTTCCCGACCCTCCTCGAAGGGGAGGTCCAACCGCCAGACGAACGCGACCACCGGGACGGGCGCGGCGGCCAGCCCGAAGTAAGCCAACCGCCAGTCGCCCAGCGCGATCGCGGCGGTCATCACCAGCGGGCCGGCGGCCGAGCCAACCGCCCACGCCAGATCGTACATCCCGAACGCCCGACCCCGAGAATCGGGGTAGAGGTGGCTGAGCATCGGGCGATCAAGCCCACGGATGATCCCGTCCCCCAGGCCGCGAACGACCAGAACAGCGAGGAATGAAAGGAACGTCGGGGCGAGTTCAGTCCACCGATCGCTCACTGGACGGCTTCGATCGCCTCGCCCAGCGTGAACGCCCCCTCGTAGAGCGCACTCCCGACGACGACGGCTGCCGCGCCTGCGTCTTGGAGGGCGCGAACGTCCTCGATCGAGGCAACGCCGCCACTGGCGATGACCGGAATATCAACCGCCTCGACGACGCGCTCGACGGGACCGGTCCGGACGCCCTCCAGCCGTCCCTCGACGTCGACGTCGGTAAAGAGGATGCCGGCGGCACCGAGGTCGGCGTATCTAGCCGCTGCCTCGGCGGGGTCGAGACCGGTCCCTTCGGTCCACCCCGAGACGACGACCTCGCCGTCGCTGGCGTCGAGGCTAACGAGGACGCTCCCTGAATGGGTCTCGCTGATCTCGGCGACGATCTCGGGGCGTTCGACAGCGGCAGTCCCGAGGATGACCCGGTCGACGCCGGCATCGAGGAGGTCCCGGGCATCCTCGGCCGTGCGGATGCCGCCGCCCAGTTGCACGTCGACGTCGACGGCCCCGAGTATCGCCTCGATGGCGTCAGCGTTCGCGCGTTCGCCCTCGAAAGCCCCGTCGAGATCGACGAGATGCAGGGTCTGGGCGCCAGCCGCGACCCAGCGCCCGGCCGCGTCGACGGGATCGCCGTAGGTCTTGCCCGTGCCGCGCTCGCCGCCCACCAACTGAACGACCTGACCGTCCTGCATGTCGACGGCCGGGATCACCTCGAATTCCGGGAACATATCACGATCCCGGGCGCCCGACGCGTAAAGAATATCGGTCGTCGAACGATCGAGATGCCGGGAGACACACAACAAAGGGCAGAAGTGTCTTCACTCGTAGCGGTCGCTGTCTGTCATCTGCCGTGGCCGGCAACGAGTGTCGAATCGGCCGGGAAAATACCAAGACAACGAACCACCGCGTCATCGACGCCCAGAACCGACGCACTGTCGAGGGTGCGTAACTTGCCGGCGACGTGAGAACGACTGCGGGCGCAAACGAGGAACAGACGGCGAACGTCCGTCAGATCCGGGAGGCGGTCGAACGGCTGAACCGCGAGGAGTAAACGGGATCAGGAGGCCGCCGACTCAGGTCGGCCCAGTGACAGCGACGGATACCACCCGGCCAGCGCGGGAAGGTATACCCCGAGAACGCGATCCAGAAGGATCGCCGAGGCAGCGACCTCGCCCGGCACCCCGAGCGCGACGAAGACGACCGTCGCCGTCGCCTCCGTGATCCCGATGCCGCCAGGCGTCACCGGGAGGAGCGTGACGCTGTATGCCGCCACGAGGTACAGCGGGAGGGCAATCGCCGGTTCGACGCTCGCGCCGAAGGCACCAAACAGCAGCCAGACCCGGACCCCGGAAGCAAGGACGTGTTTGATCGCCCACCCGGCCGCGTACCGGACCCAGACGCGCGCCAGGACGAGCAGTTCCCGGAACGTCGCGGTCGACTCCGCCGTGAACCCGACCAGCCCCTCCATCCGGTCGGCCACGGCGTCCCCGACGACTGGCAGGCGGGCGAACAGCCGCCGGAGAACGGCCAGCAGGCGGTCGAAAGCCGTGAGGTTGGCCCCACCGAACAGGACGGCCAGACCCGCGAGGAGGTACAGCCCGATCGAAAGCGCGAGCAGGAGAGCGATCCCGACGGACAGTCGGGGGAGTGCGACCGCCAGGCCGACCGCCGCGACCAGGGCATAACAGAGCGCGAACATGGCCGTGTGGAGAGCGGCGACAGCCGTCGCGTCCGGGAGAGTCATGCCGGTGAAGCTTCGGATGACGAACGGCGCGGCGACCCGCCCGGAGAGCCGCGAAGGGAGCAACTGGTTGACGAAATTGACGACGAGATCGACGCGTGCGGCGTCACGGAACCGGGTGGGACCGAGACGGTCGATCAGGACGTAGTAAGTGTCGAAGCGACCCAGCAGTCCGACGACGGTTACACCCAACAGCGCGAGGACAGTCGCAGGATCGAGACGCCCAAGCAGCGACCACACGGCCCCGAGGTCGATCTGCGTGAGCAACCAGTACAGCGCGCCAATGGCGACGGCGTACTGCACCAGCGTGATCGCGATCGCTCTGGGCGAACGTCGAGCCACGCTATCGCGCCTCGTTGTCCGCTGCCGTCGTCGGTGCGGTTCTCGCGTCGGTCGCTTCGAGGATCCGCCGCAGGCTCGTGAACGCGTAGGGCTGAGCGAGGATCCGTTCGAGTGCCCGACGCATCCAGGCACCTGTTCGGAACGTGACCCGGCGGGGTACCCCCTCGACAGCAGGCAGATCGACGAACTCCCAGGGGTGGACGTACAGGACAGGCGCGATGCCGCGGCGGGCGAGCAGTCTCATGCCGAGAATCGTATAGCGGACGCCGAACAGCCGGAGCCAGAAGCCGGTCAGCGGGAGCCGCAGGCCGGGCATCACGCTCGTGGGTATCGCCGTGACCCCGTCTGGCGCCGTCGGATCGACGTGAGTCGCCGGGGCCGGATGCTGCAGGCGATACTCGCCGCCGTAGAACCCCGGAATCCGCCGGCTGGCAACGACGCTCGCGTCGTAGGTGTAGCCGACCGCGGAAAGCGCATGGAAGTGCTCGGGACCGAAGTCGAACGCGGGCGCGCGAAATCCCTCGACGGTTGTGCCGGTCGTCGTCTCCAGCCGTTCCTTCGAGCGACGGAGTTCCGCGTACCGTTCGGCGGGTTCCAGATCGGTCAGGAGTCGGTGCGTGTGAGTGTGCGAGCCGATCTCGTGATCGGCGGCAAGCGAACGGACGGCCTCGGGATAGGTGTCGGCGATCTCGGAAACAACGAAACAGGTCGCCGTGGCGTTTGCTGCTTGCAGGGCGTCCCGGAGGAACGCCAGCCCGTCCAGGCCGATCCCCTCGCGATCGGTCGATCCGGAAGCGGCCCGGTAGGCCGGCGTCTGGGAGAACAGCTCGACGTCGATCGTCAGGGCCGCGTACTCACTCATCGGAGCGGTCCCGGAGTTCGGCCTCCAGTAGGCTGACCTGTTCGTTGAGCCGCGAGACACGGTCGTAGAGCCGGCCGATTCGGTTCAGCAGGTAGATGACGAGGACGAACAGCGTCAGGTTCGAGATGACCAGGATCGCCCGGGCCTTGAGTTCGAGCCCGAGGACGGTCGCGATCACCTCGAAAACGTTGGGGAACGCGGCGACGAACAACAGCCCGGCACCGACCGCGAGGGAGGCGACGAACAGGGCCATCGCCTCCCGGCCGCGCTGGACCAGGTAGTACCCGTTGGCGAGAAAGAGCACGCCCACGAGCCCGGCCACGAGATTGACGACGGAGTATGCCATAGTTAGCGAAAGAGCAGTACCCGGAGGACGACGTCGGCCATCCGGAAGGGGTAGCGGACGAACGTATCCAACGTGAACTGTGATTCGCCGGTCTCGCGGGTCGGCATCGCCACCGACACCTCGACGATACGCTGGTCGCGACGTGCGGCATCGAGGGTCTGTTCGACCGCCCAGTGGTCGTCCGAACGATGCAGGATGTCGGCGAGGGCGTCGACGCGGTAGACCCGAAAGCCGCTGGTCACGTCGGTCACGTCGACGCCGCCCAGAACGTTGACCACGCCCGTGAAAAAACGGATCCCGGCACGGCGCACCAGCGAGTACTCCGCGAGGCTCCCGTTGCGATAGCGGCTGGCGATCACCATGTCGGCCTCGTCGGCCGCCTCCAGCAGCCGCGGGATCGCTCCGGGGTCGTGTTGACCGTCGGCATCGATCTGGAGGACGAAGTCGTAGTCGTGGTCGATCGCGTACTGGTAGCCGGTTCGGACCGCGCCGCCGACGCCGGTGTTGAAGACGTGTTCGATCACCGTCGCGCCGTGCTCGCGGGCGAGGTCGGCGGTGCCGTCGCTGGAGCCGTCGTCGACGACGACGATCTCCTCGACGTGCTCGCGCGTGCCTTCGATCACCGGGCCGATCGTGTCGGCCTCGTTGTACGCGGGCAGGACGGCAACGGTTCGCACTACTACCGAGGCGGCCGGGAAGTCACTTAGAGGTGACGTTCCCGCGGGAAGCGTCGGACAGTGACTGCCCTCCAGCGGCCGCACGCGCATGGAAGGGACTTAATGGACCCGGCCCGTCCCCTCCAGCGATGACACGGACCGTCGTCCTCGGGCTTGACGGTGCCAGCTGGCGGCTGCTGGACCCGTGGCTGGAATCGGGCGAGTTACCGAACTTCGCCGCCTTCCGCGAGGAGAGCGCCTGGGCCGAGACCGAGAGTTGTCTGCCGCCCGTGACCTTCCCCAACTGGAAGTGCTACTCGTCGGGAAAGAACCCTGGAAAGTTCGGCGTCTACTGGTTCGAGCGCGTCGACCTCGCCGAGGGGACCATCGAGGTGACCAACGGCGGGGACTTCCTGACCGCGGAGCTGTGGGACTATCTCAACGACGACGGGCAGCGCGCGGGCGTAGTGAACATGCCGACGATGTACCCGCCCCGGGAGATCGACGGCCCGATCGTCTGTGGCGGCCCGGACGCCGTCGAGGGGGAGTACCGCTCGATCGAGGAAGGATACACGACGCCCGCGGAACTGGCAGCCGAACTCGAGGAGCGCTTCGACTATCAGGTCCATCCCGAACCGCTGCTCTCGAGCAACGACGAGCGTGGGGCCGAGGTCGATGCCATCCTCGACCTGCTGGAGACGCGCCTGGAGGTCGCCGTGACGCTGCTGGAGGAGCAGGATCTCGAGTTCGTCCACGTTACCCTGTTCTACCTGAACGTCCTCCAGCACTTCTTCTGGAACGACGAGCCGACCGTGCGGGCCTACCGACTCATCGACGAGTGGATCGGTCGGCTCCGGGAGCGTCCGGACACCAATCTCGTGATCATGTCCGATCACGGCTGTGGCCCGACGACGACGGAGTTCTACATCAACGAGTGGCTGGCCGAGAACGGCTATCAGGCCCGCACGGCGAGCGTCGACAACGTCTTCCAGAAGGTCGGCCTCGACCGCGAGAACGTCCTTGCGATCGCCAAACGGCTGGGGATGGTCGACCTGCTCGCGGCGGTGGTCCCCGAGGGGATCCAGCAACTGGTTCCCCAGCGGGCCGGACTCAAGCGCGGGCGGAAACTGGAGGCGATCGATCTCCCGAACACGAAGGCCGTCGCCAGCGCCCAGGGGCCGATCTATCTCAATCC harbors:
- a CDS encoding alkaline phosphatase family protein; protein product: MTRTVVLGLDGASWRLLDPWLESGELPNFAAFREESAWAETESCLPPVTFPNWKCYSSGKNPGKFGVYWFERVDLAEGTIEVTNGGDFLTAELWDYLNDDGQRAGVVNMPTMYPPREIDGPIVCGGPDAVEGEYRSIEEGYTTPAELAAELEERFDYQVHPEPLLSSNDERGAEVDAILDLLETRLEVAVTLLEEQDLEFVHVTLFYLNVLQHFFWNDEPTVRAYRLIDEWIGRLRERPDTNLVIMSDHGCGPTTTEFYINEWLAENGYQARTASVDNVFQKVGLDRENVLAIAKRLGMVDLLAAVVPEGIQQLVPQRAGLKRGRKLEAIDLPNTKAVASAQGPIYLNPEFDGETVREELIEDLRAVEDEDGPLFDGVYPGDDVYSGPYADEGPDVVLDQRDGVHVNDGVGGGAVRAAPDRWAAENTRNGIFLAGGPDFRADGELEQVSILDIAPTVLLAHGCAIPSDIDGEALGIVAGDPDPETRDPLSSGRSAGERDTDGVEDRLKQLGYME